In Tachysurus fulvidraco isolate hzauxx_2018 chromosome 1, HZAU_PFXX_2.0, whole genome shotgun sequence, a single window of DNA contains:
- the LOC113650576 gene encoding macrophage mannose receptor 1-like, whose product MRAMFRLLLLLGFFSLGVCLPRQYHFINENKTWSEAQRYCRENYVDLASINNTEEDLALTNITDIWNSRRTWIGLYDDLNSWKWSLDDDSFYTEGERSFRNWLIQKPRGWYAMIMCVCVSTYDGAWWEIPCSTMIHFMCFDGRVNASKIYVLVNQHKNWTEAQRYCREHHTDLAIVRNETENQEIKSMYNKTYHTIFWIGLYRTRSWSDKSNSSFSNWKPGQPDGYGQTKTCTAVSFNDSGNWTDENCSHAFPFLCYSTMSSVPSHQYHFVNENKTWTEAQRYCRENYTDLATIDNMEEMNTLLNTVNGSYSGLAWIGLYGDEDSWRWSLDDDAFYQKGERDFRGWYHQNDNYFGNELCVYIISDGTWFDGDCRAHLTFICYNGNNGTENYTWINQPMTWTKAQHYCREHYTDLASVRNQTDNQRILNLTFGTVAWIGLYRTRLWSDKQVSTYENWRPATYQQPDNGINNPWEAGNQHCTAVSFRDSGHWTDEDCLSTFPFICYNKFCTGSSCTYHQYHFVNENKTWTEAQRYCRENYTDLATINNMEEMNTLINTINGIYSGLAWIGLYDDLNSWKWSLDDDAFYNNGKINFSNWDIYKPRFWNGNNLCVYFDYSSLWWVDICSTPLPFICFDGRVNASERYVPVYQNMNWTEAQRYCREHYTDLAIVRNETENQKIGSLLANNEDDYHYTSGHYYYYNGQYSNYYAFWIGLYRTNFWSDQSNSSFTNWKPGPSDNYGQTVSCTAVSFNDDYYYGKWTDENCGQAFPFLCYSTMPSSSSHQYHFVNENKTWTEAQRYCRENYTDLATIDNMEEMNTLLNTVNGSYSGLAWIGMYVDMDSWRWSLDDDAFYQKGERDFRGWSHQPNNYNGNEMCVIMDYGGVWFDRPCTDRNSFVCYNGMNNTYVMFYDQKTWEEAQNLCRMRYTDLASVRNQTELQQILSITNSYGVWIGLYRNRLWSDQSNSTFTYWIPMNPEPTPEPDNGWYSTGEIGNQHCTALDHLGRWTDENCFARFPFICYTTFTPGAVMGLRMKVTANENLLNSQIKKLVLIELQQELSKLGLSSNYTVNVRNIHKLGP is encoded by the exons Atgag AGCAATGTTTCGACTTCTGCTGCTTTTGG ggtttttCAGCCTTGGTGTCTGTCTTCCTCGTCAGTATCACTTTATTaatgagaataagacctggtctgaagcacagagatactgcagagagaattatgTTGATTTAGCCTCTATTAATAACACTGAAGAGGACTTGGCCCTTACAAACATAACAGACATCTGGAACAGCAGGCGAACCTGGATTGGACTGTATGATGATCTGAACAGCTGGAAatggtctctggatgatgattCTTTCTAcacggagggagagagaagcttTAGAAACTGGCTTATACAGAAGCCAAGAGGCTGGTATGCaatgattatgtgtgtgtgtgtatctactTATGATGGAGCTTGGTGGGAGATACCTTGTTCCACAATGATTCATTTCATGTGCTTTGATG GCAGAGTGAATGCCAGTAAAATATATGTCCTGGTCAATCAGCACAAGAATTGGACTGAAgctcagagatactgcagagaacATCACACAGACCTGGCCATCGTGAGAAATGAGACTGAGAACCAGGAGATTAAATCAATGTATAATAAAACATATCATACCATTTTTTGGATCGGCCTGTACAGAACCAGGTCTTGGTCAGATAAAAGCAACTCTTCATTCAGCAACTGGAAACCTGGACAACCAGATGGTTATGGACAGACTAAAACCTGTACTGCTGTGTCATTTAATGATTCTGGGAATTGGACAGATGAAAATTGTAGCCATGCTTTTCCATTCCTTTGTTACAGCA CAATGTCATCAGTACCCTCTCATCAGTATcactttgtgaatgagaataagacctggactgaagcacagagatactgcagagagaattacactgacctggctactattgataacatggaggaaatgaacacactccttaacacagtaAATGGCAGCTACTCAGGTTTAGCCTGGATTGGACTGTATGGTGATGAGGACAGCTGGAGatggtctctggatgatgatgctttctaccagaagggagagagagacttcagagGATGGTACCATCAAAATGATAACTATTTTGGAAATgagctgtgtgtttacattatATCTGATGGAACCTGGTTTGATGGAGACTGCAGagcacatttaacatttatttgttataatg GAAACAATGGAACAGAAAATTACACATGGATAAACCAGCCAATGACTTGGACGAAAGCTCAGCATTATTGCAGAGAGCATTATACTGACTTGGCCAGTGTGAGAAATCAAACAGATAATCAAAGAATCTTAAACCTTACATTTGGCACTGTGGCTTGGATTGGTTTATACAGGACCAGACTCTGGTCAGACAAACAGGTATCCACATATGAAAATTGGAGACCAGCCACCTATCAACAGCCAGACAATGGTATTAATAATCCCTGGGAAGCCGGAAATCAGCACTGCACTGCTGTCTCATTCAGAGACTCAGGTCATTGGACAGATGAGGACTGCTTATCCACCTTCCCTTTTATCTGCTATAACA AATTCTGCACAGGATCATCATGCACCTACCATCAGTATCACTTTGTTAATGAAAAtaagacctggactgaagcacagagatactgcagagagaattacactgacctggcAACCATTAataacatggaggaaatgaacacactcattaacacaaTAAATGGAATCTACTCAGGTTTAGCCTGGATTGGACTGTATGATGATCTGAACAGCTGGAAatggtctctggatgatgatgctTTCTACAATAACGGAAAAATAAACTTTAGTAATTGGGATATATACAAACCACGCTTCTGGAATGGAAacaatttatgtgtatattttgattATTCTTCTCTTTGGTGGGTGGATATATGTTCTACACCActtccattcatttgttttgatg GCAGAGTGAATGCCAGTGAGAGATATGTCCCGGTTTATCAGAACATGAACTGGACTGAAGCTCAAAGATACTGCAGAGAACATTACACAGACCTGGCCATTGTGAGGAACGAGACTGAGAACCAGAAGATAGGATCATTATTAGCTAATAATGAGGATGATTATCATTATACCTCCGGTCATTACTATTACTATAACGGTCAGTACAGTAATTATTACGCTTTTTGGATCGGCCTGTACAGAACCAATTTTTGGTCGGATCAAAGCAACTCTTCTTTTACCAACTGGAAACCTGGACCATCAGAtaattatggacaaactgtatcctgtactgctgtgtcatttaatgatgattattattatgggaAATGGACAGATGAAAACTGTGGTCAAGCTTTTCCATTCCTCTGTTACAGCA CAATGCCCTCAAGCTCCTCTCATCAGTATCACTTTGTTaatgagaataagacctggactgaagcacagagatactgcagagagaattacactgacctggctactattgataacatggaggaaatgaacacactccttaacacagtaAATGGCAGCTACTCTGGTTTAGCCTGGATTGGAATGTATGTTGATATGGACAGCTGGAGatggtctctggatgatgatgctttctaccagaagggagagagagacttcagagGATGGTCCCATCAACCTAATAATTACAATGGAAATGAGATGTGTGTAATCATGGATTATGGTGGGGTGTGGTTTGACAGGCCTTGTACTGACAGAAATTCATTTGTTTGCTATAATG GTATGAACAACACATATGTAATGTTTTATGATCAGAAGACTTGGGAAGAAGCTCAGAACCTTTGCAGAATGAGATACACAGACCTGGCCAGTGTGAGAAATCAGACCGAACTTCAGCAAATACTGAGCATCACAAACAGCTATGGCGTATGGATAGGTCTGTATAGGAACCGGTTATGGTCAGATCAGAGCAACTCAACCTTTACATATTGGATACCAATGAATCCAGAACCAACACCAGAACCTGATAATGGTTGGTATTCAACTGGAGAAATTGGAAATCAACACTGTACAGCTTTGGATCATCTTGGCCgatggacagatgaaaactGTTTTGCCAGATTCCCTTTTATCTGCTACACTA CATTCACTCCAG GTGCTGTGATGGGATTGCGAATGAAAGTCACTGCTAATGAAAATCTGTTAAACTCTCAAATTAAAAAGCTGGTGCTGATTGAA CTTCAACAAGAATTGAGCAAACTGGGACTTTCAAGCAACTACACTGTGAATGTGAGAAACATCCATAAGCTCGGTCCATGA
- the LOC113650565 gene encoding lactose-binding lectin l-2-like gives MASQTKVVMLLILATAGAALAADNDIVADLSVKNCPTGWTFYSGRCYLYNAARLDWASAEKFCQDFDAHLVSIHSENEYQQIRALIRTHDPTEALTYIGLSDCQKAFQFFWSDGTKLTFTKWSQGQPDNHDNKERCVHMNAGDKNWNDINCDYTYPSVCAKKSC, from the exons ATGGCTTCTCAGACCAAAGTCGTGATGCTTCTTATTCTCGCCACAGCAGGAGCAGCATTGG CGGCTGATAATGACATTGTGGCAG aTCTGTCAGTAAAGAACTGCCCAACTGGATGGACATTCTATTCTGGTCGCTGCTACTTGTACAATGCCGCCAGACTGGATTGGGCTTCTGCagag aaATTCTGTCAGGATTTTGATGCACACTTGGTCTCAATACACAGTGAGAATGAATATCAGCAGATAAGGGCTCTTATCCGTACTCATGACCCCACGGAGGCTCTAACATACATCGGCCTCAGTGACTGTCAGAAG GCTTTTCAATTCTTTTGGTCTGATGGCACCAAATTGACTTTCACCAAGTGGAGTCAAGGACAACCAGATAATCATGACAACAAAGAGCGCTGTGTGCATATGAATGCTGGTG ACAAAAACTGGAATGATATTAATTGTGACTACACCTATCCCTCTGTGTGTGCCAAGAAAAGTTGCTGA